The following are from one region of the Alicyclobacillus fastidiosus genome:
- the uxaC gene encoding glucuronate isomerase: protein MKTFLNDHFLLSNETAVELYENYAKNMPIIDYHCHLSPKQIYENYQFRNITEVWLGGDHYKWRLMRANGVDESLITGDASDYDKFVAWAKTVPMTIGNPLYHWSHLELQRFFGIDTLLDEASAPEIWEKTNALLSQEEFRVRDLITKSNVQVICTTDDPVDSLEYHVKLQEDKTFPVKVVPAFRPDKVLEIRRETFRPWIDQLEGVTGAPIADYQALLDAITARAEFFHEVGCRASDHALDTVPFECTTLDEVSAIFNKALNGETISLEEEHKYKTYTMVFLGKLYARLGWVMQLHLHAARNNNTRMFKRLGPDTGHDAIHDGQLAVQLGQLLDALEMEDSLPKTILYSLNPKDYPVLAALLGSFQGDGVPGKLQLGAAWWFNDTKEGMLHQMQTLADIGLLSRFVGMLTDSRSFLSYTRHEYFRRLLCNLLGEWVENGEAPNDVQLIGRIVQGISYDNAREYFGLV, encoded by the coding sequence ATGAAGACATTTTTGAATGACCATTTTTTGCTGTCGAATGAGACTGCTGTTGAGCTGTACGAGAACTATGCGAAGAACATGCCGATCATCGATTATCACTGTCACTTGAGCCCCAAGCAGATCTATGAGAACTATCAGTTTCGCAACATTACCGAGGTCTGGCTTGGTGGAGACCATTATAAGTGGCGACTAATGCGCGCAAACGGAGTAGACGAATCGTTGATCACGGGGGACGCCTCTGACTACGACAAGTTTGTGGCTTGGGCCAAGACCGTACCAATGACCATCGGAAACCCCCTCTACCACTGGTCCCACCTCGAGTTGCAGCGGTTCTTTGGGATTGACACGCTGCTTGATGAAGCTTCTGCGCCGGAGATCTGGGAGAAAACAAATGCGTTATTGAGTCAAGAGGAGTTTCGGGTACGAGACCTTATCACTAAATCGAACGTCCAGGTCATTTGTACCACAGACGATCCAGTCGATTCTCTTGAATATCATGTAAAACTACAAGAAGATAAGACGTTTCCTGTGAAGGTGGTACCGGCATTTCGTCCAGATAAGGTGCTAGAGATTCGACGAGAAACGTTCCGACCGTGGATCGATCAACTCGAGGGGGTGACCGGGGCGCCGATTGCGGACTATCAAGCCCTATTAGATGCCATCACCGCGAGAGCGGAATTCTTCCATGAGGTGGGCTGCAGGGCTTCGGACCATGCGCTTGATACGGTTCCCTTCGAGTGCACGACCCTGGACGAAGTCTCTGCCATCTTTAACAAGGCGTTGAACGGCGAAACAATTAGCCTCGAGGAGGAGCACAAGTACAAAACGTATACGATGGTATTCCTCGGCAAGCTCTATGCACGTCTGGGTTGGGTCATGCAATTGCACCTGCATGCGGCCCGCAACAACAATACCCGCATGTTTAAGCGCCTAGGTCCAGACACCGGCCATGACGCAATTCACGACGGTCAATTGGCGGTTCAACTCGGTCAGTTGCTCGACGCGTTAGAGATGGAAGATTCGCTGCCAAAGACGATTCTCTACAGTTTGAATCCCAAGGATTATCCCGTTCTTGCTGCGTTGCTTGGCAGTTTTCAAGGGGACGGAGTGCCAGGGAAACTTCAACTTGGAGCGGCTTGGTGGTTCAATGATACGAAAGAAGGCATGCTCCATCAGATGCAGACGCTCGCGGATATCGGTCTGTTGAGTCGATTTGTCGGGATGCTGACTGACTCCCGGAGCTTCTTGTCCTACACTCGTCACGAGTACTTCCGGCGCCTGCTTTGCAATTTGTTGGGTGAATGGGTCGAAAACGGGGAGGCGCCAAACGATGTCCAATTAATCGGGCGCATCGTTCAGGGCATCAGTTATGACAATGCCAGGGAATACTTCGGTTTGGTCTAA
- a CDS encoding exodeoxyribonuclease III produces the protein MKLVSWNVNGLRACVNKGFPEYFNKTQADIFCVQETKLQEGQIQLELGEEYEQYWNYALKKGYSGTAVFTRLKPLSVRYGLEEDTEPEGRIITLEFDSFYLVTVYTPNAKRDLSRLPYRLEWEERFRSYLLQLDAQKPVIICGDLNVAHQEIDLKNAKGNRGNSGFTEEEREKMTLLLDSGFTDSFRYLYPDRTDAYSWWSNMPKVRERNVGWRIDYFLVSSRLRPSIADARIDSDILGSDHCPVVLEMADF, from the coding sequence CTGAAACTGGTATCTTGGAATGTGAACGGCTTACGGGCGTGCGTAAATAAGGGGTTTCCCGAGTACTTCAACAAGACTCAGGCAGATATTTTCTGTGTTCAAGAGACCAAGCTTCAGGAGGGGCAAATTCAGCTGGAACTTGGTGAGGAATACGAGCAGTACTGGAATTACGCCCTCAAGAAAGGGTATTCCGGAACTGCCGTCTTTACGAGGTTGAAGCCGCTCTCCGTACGGTACGGTCTGGAGGAGGACACGGAGCCCGAGGGGCGAATCATTACGCTTGAATTCGACTCGTTCTATCTTGTCACGGTTTATACCCCCAATGCGAAGCGTGATTTATCGAGATTGCCCTATCGACTAGAGTGGGAAGAGCGGTTCCGAAGCTATCTCCTGCAACTTGACGCTCAAAAGCCCGTGATCATTTGCGGTGATTTAAATGTGGCCCACCAGGAGATCGACCTGAAGAATGCGAAGGGGAATCGGGGAAATTCCGGATTTACCGAGGAAGAGCGAGAGAAGATGACTCTGCTCTTAGATTCGGGCTTCACGGACTCCTTCAGATATCTTTACCCTGACCGCACGGATGCGTACTCCTGGTGGTCGAATATGCCAAAGGTGAGAGAGCGAAACGTCGGGTGGCGGATCGATTATTTCCTGGTTTCATCCAGACTGCGCCCCTCTATCGCCGACGCGCGAATCGATTCTGATATATTGGGAAGCGACCACTGCCCTGTCGTGCTGGAAATGGCCGATTTTTGA
- a CDS encoding ferric reductase-like transmembrane domain-containing protein, translating to MQLINEQQRFPLIYTCLLVFIVIAGANVVTHVIDPAPATANELYWYMARSSGFTSYGLLSLAVLLGASSSSGVWDRLKLRKLITQVHQYSAILVFPFLFFHLWGLYSDKSILFTWTSILVPFVDSYRVVPTGLGILVLYGWILLIVTSYFREKIGVKVWRVIHIVSFPMFILVTLHSLLSGSDTGKLWSSLVYLVPSVLFVILVFRRFASKRPRS from the coding sequence ATGCAACTTATCAACGAACAACAGCGCTTCCCTTTGATCTATACCTGTTTACTTGTGTTTATCGTGATTGCAGGCGCGAACGTCGTGACACACGTCATTGACCCTGCACCTGCCACCGCAAATGAACTGTACTGGTATATGGCCAGGTCTTCGGGGTTTACGTCTTACGGCTTGTTATCGTTGGCTGTATTACTAGGAGCATCAAGTTCGAGTGGAGTCTGGGATCGACTTAAATTGCGGAAATTGATCACGCAAGTCCATCAGTACTCAGCGATACTGGTCTTTCCATTTTTGTTTTTTCATCTATGGGGTTTGTATTCCGACAAGTCGATTCTATTTACATGGACTTCCATCCTGGTGCCGTTTGTAGATAGCTATCGAGTTGTACCAACAGGCCTAGGAATTCTCGTATTGTATGGGTGGATATTATTGATTGTAACGTCCTACTTTCGTGAAAAAATCGGAGTGAAGGTGTGGAGAGTGATCCACATCGTATCGTTCCCCATGTTCATTTTGGTGACCTTGCACAGTTTGCTCTCGGGAAGCGATACAGGAAAGTTATGGTCATCACTTGTCTACCTCGTGCCTTCGGTGCTGTTCGTCATCCTTGTGTTCAGGAGGTTTGCAAGTAAAAGGCCAAGGAGTTAA
- a CDS encoding tagaturonate reductase — protein sequence MTGNRDRSLLSHDVCPDKGLLALPERVLQIGEGNFLRGFVDWMIHGLNQHDLFRGRIVVVAPRTTGAPNIDRLNRQDGLFTVWLRGVQQGVQVEEREIVSSVSRGIDPYQHWGEFLGCAENPEIDIVVSNTTESGIQYTPEDFKSGTPVQSFPGKLTAYLYHRYCHFDGAASAGMTIVPCELIDNNGDKLREIVLHHADDWQLPRSFTEWVQSHNHFCNTLVDRIVTGFPQGEDADDLLSALPYRDELVTVGEPFHLWVIEADERLKSAWPFEKIGMNAHYVTDVTPYRIQKVRILNGAHTAMCALGLLSGLQTVGEVMDQPILGLFVRRLIDEEIVPTLLASVPAIDKATVEEFAGSVVDRFRNPFVHHELNSITLNGLSKIRVRLIPTLYEYYQNREQVPALLAASIAAQLLFYRNADSHTERWIIRDDPEMVQMIADIWREEATVGLEATISTLLGTTELWSQDLNEIDGLREGIAVFIHSVRTHGIIAALESVVRQCGQSRGNVAR from the coding sequence GTGACCGGAAATCGCGATCGATCCCTCTTGTCACACGACGTTTGTCCCGATAAGGGACTCCTGGCACTCCCTGAGCGCGTACTTCAGATTGGGGAAGGAAACTTCCTGCGCGGTTTTGTGGATTGGATGATTCATGGTCTGAATCAACATGACCTGTTTCGTGGTCGCATTGTCGTCGTAGCTCCTCGTACTACGGGAGCCCCAAATATCGATCGGCTGAATCGGCAGGATGGGCTCTTTACGGTGTGGTTGCGGGGGGTGCAACAGGGTGTCCAAGTTGAGGAACGAGAAATCGTGTCCTCGGTGAGTCGGGGAATTGACCCGTACCAACATTGGGGTGAATTCCTTGGGTGTGCCGAGAATCCGGAGATCGACATCGTGGTATCGAACACCACGGAATCCGGTATTCAATACACGCCAGAGGATTTTAAATCAGGAACGCCCGTACAATCTTTTCCAGGCAAATTGACGGCTTACTTGTATCATCGTTACTGTCACTTTGATGGAGCAGCATCAGCTGGGATGACCATCGTTCCGTGTGAATTAATCGATAACAATGGTGATAAGCTTCGCGAGATCGTGCTTCACCATGCGGATGATTGGCAATTACCTCGTTCCTTTACGGAGTGGGTGCAATCGCATAATCATTTTTGCAACACATTGGTCGATCGCATTGTAACCGGCTTTCCTCAAGGTGAAGACGCAGATGATTTGCTCTCTGCACTACCGTATCGAGATGAGTTGGTCACGGTTGGAGAACCGTTTCACCTTTGGGTCATCGAAGCAGATGAACGCCTGAAGAGCGCGTGGCCGTTTGAGAAAATTGGTATGAATGCGCATTACGTTACAGATGTGACACCCTATCGAATCCAAAAAGTGAGGATATTGAATGGTGCGCATACTGCGATGTGCGCCTTAGGCCTGCTGTCTGGGCTGCAAACGGTCGGGGAAGTGATGGATCAACCGATACTGGGACTGTTTGTGCGCCGGCTCATCGATGAAGAAATTGTCCCCACGTTGCTGGCGAGCGTTCCTGCTATCGACAAAGCGACGGTCGAAGAGTTTGCCGGCTCCGTCGTAGACCGGTTCAGAAATCCGTTCGTTCACCACGAATTGAACTCCATTACCTTAAATGGGTTGTCGAAGATACGTGTGCGTCTGATACCGACATTGTACGAATACTATCAGAATCGTGAGCAGGTGCCCGCCTTGTTAGCGGCATCTATTGCTGCACAGCTTCTCTTCTATCGCAACGCAGATAGCCATACAGAACGTTGGATCATTCGAGACGACCCAGAGATGGTTCAGATGATTGCCGACATTTGGCGTGAAGAAGCCACTGTGGGATTAGAGGCGACTATCTCCACGCTCCTCGGGACAACGGAACTTTGGAGCCAAGACCTCAACGAGATCGACGGTCTGCGGGAGGGGATTGCGGTATTCATCCATAGCGTGCGAACGCATGGAATCATCGCCGCACTGGAATCGGTCGTTCGCCAGTGTGGCCAGTCGAGGGGGAACGTTGCACGATGA
- a CDS encoding bifunctional 4-hydroxy-2-oxoglutarate aldolase/2-dehydro-3-deoxy-phosphogluconate aldolase, with the protein MTLENAVDRVKNAGVVAIFRKLSPKVLLPLCQAVVAGGVKAVEVTVESEGAFESIRAIRQLYGNQLLIGAGTLMTVEEVKQAIEAGADFLLSPHFDTALIETARDLERPFVPGVATPTEVVQALRSGAEILKLFPASSLGSSYLKDLLGPFKGTSFIPTGGITVDNAAEFIRAGAVGVGMGSSLASKTEIDRSDWDSIQKRVRLAVERIEKAKNGLV; encoded by the coding sequence ATGACGTTGGAGAACGCGGTAGATCGCGTGAAAAACGCAGGGGTAGTTGCGATTTTTCGCAAACTGTCTCCCAAAGTACTTCTGCCTTTATGCCAGGCTGTGGTCGCAGGTGGTGTCAAAGCAGTCGAGGTTACCGTCGAATCGGAAGGTGCATTTGAGTCGATTCGGGCCATCCGCCAATTATATGGGAATCAACTGCTCATCGGCGCCGGTACATTGATGACCGTGGAAGAAGTGAAACAGGCCATCGAAGCAGGAGCAGACTTTCTGCTGAGTCCTCATTTCGACACAGCGCTCATTGAGACGGCACGAGATTTGGAGCGCCCGTTTGTCCCGGGTGTTGCAACGCCGACGGAAGTGGTCCAGGCGTTGCGTTCGGGCGCGGAGATTTTGAAGCTGTTTCCAGCCTCGTCGCTCGGCTCCTCGTACTTAAAGGATTTGCTAGGTCCGTTTAAAGGCACGTCGTTTATCCCGACGGGTGGCATCACAGTCGATAACGCTGCTGAGTTCATCCGCGCTGGAGCGGTCGGTGTTGGTATGGGCAGTTCGCTTGCCTCGAAGACCGAAATCGATCGATCCGATTGGGATTCGATCCAAAAGCGGGTCCGGCTTGCGGTGGAACGTATTGAGAAGGCCAAAAACGGGCTGGTCTAG
- a CDS encoding ABC transporter ATP-binding protein, producing the protein MGHGPARGPVVKVRAKDSKTTILRIWGYLRQQRLGLVLVLISTALSSALSLYAPYLLGRTIDLNIVSRNASGLWRMCLLLLWVYGSSVLCTWIQQFVMVGVSQRTVQTMRNDLFVKFQTLPLRYFDSRTHGELMSKTTNDISNVSNTLNQSVIQLISSVFMLFGSVAMMLYQSLWMTLVTIITIPLVTISTKKVSSYTRKYFSLQQKNLGDVNGFVEETITGQRVVKAFQREEKALQEFRATNNHLRKVGIKAQSLSGSMGPLMNAMGNLNFAIIAVAGGWMSFHHIITIGTIVSFINYSRQFSQPINQLANQYNMVQSAVAGAERVFEVLDETSEYEPDTSQGHPVSHQALHLLGDVKFQDVSFRYVEGVDVLKDVSLHAKPGETIALVGPTGAGKTTVVNLLTRFYEIQSGAISIDGADIRTLDKRALRSQLGIVLQDAYLFSGTIRENIRFGRLLATDDEVESAAKLANADSFIRKLPQGYDTPLATEGANLSHGQRQLITIARAILADPAILILDEATSSVDTRTELHIQEAMHRLMRGRTSFVIAHRLSTIQNADQILVIQGGEVVERGTHEDLLEKRGVYHDLFTSQFIRLA; encoded by the coding sequence ATGGGGCATGGTCCTGCAAGAGGACCGGTCGTAAAAGTTCGAGCGAAGGACTCAAAAACGACGATCCTCCGCATCTGGGGCTACCTTCGGCAGCAACGCCTTGGACTTGTTCTCGTTCTCATCAGCACTGCACTATCCTCTGCTCTGTCTCTTTATGCTCCGTATCTGCTGGGGCGAACGATCGACCTCAATATCGTATCCCGGAATGCGAGTGGCCTCTGGCGGATGTGTCTGCTTCTCCTTTGGGTATATGGCAGTAGCGTCCTTTGCACCTGGATCCAGCAGTTTGTGATGGTGGGTGTGTCACAACGAACCGTCCAAACCATGCGCAACGACTTGTTCGTTAAGTTCCAAACACTGCCCCTCCGATATTTTGACTCGCGGACACATGGGGAATTGATGAGCAAAACGACCAACGATATCAGCAATGTCTCGAATACATTGAACCAGAGTGTCATCCAATTGATCTCGAGCGTGTTCATGTTGTTTGGCAGTGTCGCGATGATGCTCTACCAAAGCCTGTGGATGACTTTAGTTACCATCATCACCATACCGCTAGTGACGATATCCACCAAAAAAGTAAGTTCTTATACGCGGAAGTACTTCTCTCTGCAACAAAAGAATCTCGGCGACGTGAACGGATTCGTCGAGGAAACCATCACCGGCCAACGCGTCGTCAAAGCATTTCAACGAGAAGAAAAAGCGCTGCAGGAATTTCGAGCGACGAACAACCACCTACGCAAGGTCGGAATCAAGGCACAAAGCTTGTCCGGCTCGATGGGCCCACTCATGAATGCGATGGGCAATCTGAACTTTGCTATCATCGCCGTGGCCGGAGGTTGGATGTCGTTCCATCACATCATCACTATCGGTACGATCGTCAGCTTCATCAACTACTCGCGACAGTTTAGTCAACCCATCAATCAATTGGCCAACCAGTACAATATGGTTCAATCGGCCGTAGCAGGCGCTGAACGGGTCTTCGAAGTCCTCGACGAAACTTCCGAGTACGAGCCAGATACTAGCCAGGGCCATCCTGTCTCCCATCAGGCCCTACACCTACTTGGCGACGTGAAGTTTCAAGACGTTTCATTTCGTTATGTTGAAGGTGTGGATGTTCTCAAAGATGTGTCATTGCATGCCAAGCCTGGCGAAACCATCGCGTTGGTTGGTCCAACTGGTGCAGGAAAGACTACCGTCGTCAACCTGCTCACGCGCTTTTACGAGATTCAATCGGGCGCCATCAGCATCGACGGAGCAGACATCCGGACGCTCGATAAGCGGGCGCTTCGCAGTCAATTGGGTATCGTGCTACAAGACGCCTACCTGTTTTCCGGAACCATCCGTGAGAACATCCGCTTCGGCCGACTTCTGGCCACGGATGACGAGGTTGAATCCGCTGCAAAACTGGCCAATGCAGACTCCTTTATTCGGAAACTACCCCAGGGGTATGACACGCCACTCGCCACCGAAGGAGCTAATCTCAGCCATGGCCAGCGACAACTAATTACGATAGCACGAGCTATTCTGGCGGACCCTGCCATCTTAATTTTGGATGAAGCCACTAGCAGTGTGGACACGAGAACAGAGCTACACATTCAAGAAGCCATGCATAGACTCATGCGAGGACGTACAAGTTTTGTGATCGCTCATCGTCTCAGTACGATTCAAAATGCAGATCAGATTCTCGTCATTCAAGGCGGTGAAGTTGTCGAGCGTGGTACACACGAGGATTTGCTCGAAAAACGCGGCGTCTACCACGATTTATTCACAAGCCAGTTCATCCGACTTGCATGA
- a CDS encoding APC family permease, giving the protein MIKATPWLHPVLISLAVVALMFALFNFGNVKRRLIGRPLRTRELNQSHTKLVWGIALPILAADLYSSVAYGPEAGITELSKLGPSVKWMIIPITASTVLLLVILITSYIMGIIAYPTGGGAYAIAKDNFKGRWIALVAASALLIDYVLTVAVSVSSGIQTMASSYPVLVRHETSLSVLCVLIILFVNLRGVSESAKVFSAPTIFFMLSMLFVVGTGFVNEMHRGFVQQQTPPWGTVPQGLTLLLLLKAFSSACSSLTGIETISNAVPIFRESQAGAIKAYIALGIITGVTLLGFSYHLYVQGISVNPNNTMLSQLLLVYFGHGVIYQVIIWATLLVLILAANSTFTGFPQLSALVAGDGFLPRALVVRGDRLGYSNGMIVLAALSILLIEVFSAQTNALIPLYSIGVFLAFTIAQLGLTRRWMRVKGRGWKTKAIINSFGATVTAIVSIVVAVTKFTGGAWIVLVILPILVFLATRIRTHYNNVADALRMDIKHSPPLEHRVISVVLVSSVHEIVRQTVSFALSTTNDVVALYIGFDEESIKRMEEKWEQWGSPCRLITVKSEYRSLLTPLSRFIKKLENYEGGKPDHIQLLIGQFIPKRWWHQILHNQSSLLIRTWMLQHRDVVVTTLPFHLPK; this is encoded by the coding sequence ATGATCAAGGCGACACCGTGGTTACATCCTGTGCTGATAAGTTTGGCTGTTGTTGCATTGATGTTTGCGTTGTTCAACTTTGGCAACGTGAAACGCAGACTGATCGGACGACCCTTACGCACACGTGAATTGAATCAGTCACACACGAAATTAGTCTGGGGAATCGCCTTGCCGATCCTCGCGGCTGACTTGTATTCGTCTGTCGCATACGGTCCCGAAGCCGGAATTACCGAGCTAAGCAAACTGGGGCCCAGCGTAAAATGGATGATCATCCCGATCACAGCTTCTACGGTTCTCCTATTAGTCATCCTCATTACATCGTACATCATGGGGATTATTGCCTACCCGACCGGTGGCGGCGCTTACGCCATCGCAAAGGATAACTTCAAGGGAAGATGGATCGCGCTGGTTGCCGCGAGCGCCCTTCTCATCGACTACGTATTGACCGTCGCGGTATCCGTATCCTCTGGGATCCAGACGATGGCTTCGTCGTATCCAGTATTAGTCCGGCACGAAACCTCCCTTTCCGTACTTTGTGTGCTGATTATTTTATTTGTGAATCTCCGTGGTGTAAGCGAGTCTGCCAAAGTATTTTCCGCACCTACTATCTTCTTCATGTTGTCCATGCTGTTTGTAGTCGGTACAGGGTTTGTCAACGAAATGCATCGTGGATTTGTACAACAGCAGACGCCTCCATGGGGAACCGTTCCTCAAGGCTTAACGCTGTTGCTGCTGTTAAAGGCATTTAGCTCCGCGTGCTCCTCATTGACGGGAATCGAGACGATTTCCAACGCGGTACCCATTTTCCGCGAGTCGCAAGCCGGCGCGATCAAGGCGTACATCGCTCTTGGTATCATCACCGGCGTCACATTGCTTGGATTTTCGTACCACCTGTATGTGCAAGGTATTTCGGTGAATCCCAATAATACGATGCTCTCGCAATTGCTTCTCGTGTACTTCGGACACGGCGTCATCTATCAGGTGATCATCTGGGCGACGCTTCTTGTCCTAATTCTCGCGGCCAATTCCACATTTACAGGATTCCCCCAGCTTTCCGCGCTTGTTGCGGGCGACGGATTTCTTCCCCGTGCACTGGTCGTACGGGGAGACAGACTTGGCTATTCTAACGGAATGATTGTGTTGGCCGCTTTATCGATCCTCTTGATCGAGGTATTCAGCGCCCAGACAAACGCCCTGATTCCTCTGTATTCCATCGGCGTATTCCTCGCCTTCACGATTGCCCAATTGGGCCTAACGCGGCGCTGGATGAGAGTCAAGGGCCGTGGATGGAAGACGAAGGCGATCATCAATTCGTTCGGTGCCACTGTCACGGCCATTGTGTCGATCGTGGTCGCGGTGACCAAGTTCACGGGTGGTGCGTGGATTGTACTCGTCATCTTGCCGATATTGGTCTTTCTCGCCACACGAATTCGAACGCACTACAACAACGTGGCTGATGCACTCCGAATGGATATCAAACATTCTCCACCGCTGGAACATCGAGTGATTTCTGTTGTGCTGGTATCGAGCGTTCATGAAATTGTTCGACAAACCGTTTCCTTTGCACTTAGTACCACAAACGACGTTGTCGCCTTATATATTGGATTCGACGAAGAATCCATCAAACGAATGGAAGAAAAGTGGGAGCAATGGGGATCACCCTGTCGGCTGATTACTGTGAAAAGCGAGTATCGCTCATTACTCACTCCACTGTCACGTTTCATCAAAAAGTTGGAGAACTACGAAGGAGGGAAACCGGATCACATTCAACTGCTGATCGGGCAATTTATCCCAAAGAGGTGGTGGCACCAGATCCTTCATAATCAGTCCTCGTTATTGATTCGGACCTGGATGTTGCAACATCGTGACGTAGTTGTAACTACACTGCCTTTCCACTTACCGAAGTAA
- a CDS encoding ABC transporter ATP-binding protein, whose protein sequence is MWDLRRYLKPYWKVATLASLCMIVEVLMDLLQPKYMADIVNKGVMNEDLHRILVSGVIMVGLTTIGLVTGVGCNVFASITSQNVGADIRDALFEKVQTFSFRNLDRFQTGSLITRMTNDVTQVQNLIQMSQQGLIRAFGLSVGGILMALSLSVHLGLILLVSVPILVIFLILLVRISYPLFSSVQSSLDGVNKVVQENLAGIRAVKAFVRSDFEIKRFQTANNSYTGMAIQAARVMAINAPVINLLMNVSIIAILLYGGHMVWHGAMPLGNLIACINYVTQILMSLMMVSMILVNISQAQVSAKRITQVLTTEPDIVNRDDTRSPLMTDGRIEFEHVSFSYRNHSENQMVLRDVSFEVEAGQKVAIVGSTGAGKSSLVNLIPRLYDATRGVVRVDGIDVRDMDLRFLRSQIGMVLQESILFSGTMRDNISFGRPQASLFEIEEAAKIAQAHDFIIQLPNGYDTVVGQRGVNLSGGQKQRIAIARALLVKPSILILDDSTSALDLATEAKLQFALHRVLQGATTILIAQRISSVLDFEKILVLEDGKLVGEGTHRDLIETCKVYQDIYDSQLGINKARLGKEVVSHD, encoded by the coding sequence ATGTGGGACTTGAGACGTTATTTAAAACCGTACTGGAAAGTAGCCACCCTTGCATCCCTGTGCATGATCGTCGAGGTGCTCATGGATTTATTGCAACCGAAATACATGGCTGACATTGTCAACAAAGGGGTGATGAACGAAGACCTTCATCGGATTCTCGTTTCTGGCGTCATCATGGTCGGACTCACCACAATCGGGCTCGTAACGGGTGTCGGGTGCAACGTCTTCGCGAGCATCACCTCTCAAAACGTGGGTGCGGACATCCGTGACGCACTGTTCGAAAAAGTCCAGACGTTCTCGTTTCGAAATTTAGATCGGTTTCAAACTGGATCGCTGATTACCCGGATGACGAACGATGTCACCCAGGTGCAGAACCTCATCCAAATGTCACAACAGGGGCTCATCAGGGCGTTTGGGCTCTCCGTCGGCGGTATCCTCATGGCCCTAAGCTTGAGCGTCCATTTAGGTTTGATACTCCTCGTCTCCGTCCCGATCCTTGTGATCTTTCTCATTCTCTTGGTTCGCATCTCTTATCCGCTGTTTTCCTCTGTGCAGAGCAGTTTGGACGGCGTGAACAAGGTGGTGCAAGAAAACTTAGCTGGTATCCGGGCAGTCAAAGCCTTTGTTCGATCCGACTTCGAAATTAAACGCTTTCAGACTGCCAACAACTCGTACACGGGCATGGCCATTCAAGCCGCTCGCGTGATGGCGATTAATGCGCCGGTCATCAACCTGCTCATGAACGTCAGCATCATCGCGATTTTGTTGTATGGGGGCCACATGGTGTGGCATGGCGCGATGCCACTTGGGAACCTCATCGCCTGCATCAATTACGTGACGCAAATCCTCATGTCACTGATGATGGTGAGCATGATCCTCGTGAATATCTCACAGGCTCAAGTGTCTGCGAAGCGAATCACGCAGGTACTCACGACCGAGCCCGACATCGTCAACCGGGATGACACACGGTCTCCATTGATGACGGACGGGCGGATCGAATTTGAACATGTATCCTTCTCCTACCGCAATCACTCGGAGAATCAAATGGTCCTTCGCGATGTGAGCTTCGAGGTGGAAGCTGGCCAGAAAGTGGCCATCGTCGGGTCTACTGGCGCTGGAAAGTCATCGCTCGTGAATTTGATTCCTCGATTGTATGACGCCACACGTGGTGTGGTACGGGTCGATGGGATCGATGTTCGGGACATGGACTTGAGATTTCTTCGCAGCCAGATTGGCATGGTTTTGCAGGAGTCGATTCTCTTTAGTGGAACCATGCGCGACAACATCTCGTTCGGCCGTCCACAGGCATCGCTGTTCGAGATTGAGGAAGCTGCCAAGATCGCACAGGCACACGACTTCATCATTCAATTGCCAAACGGCTATGACACCGTCGTGGGTCAGCGTGGCGTGAACCTGTCCGGGGGGCAGAAACAGCGGATTGCGATTGCGCGAGCACTCCTAGTAAAGCCATCGATCCTCATTTTAGACGACAGTACAAGCGCACTCGATCTCGCCACAGAAGCCAAACTGCAGTTTGCGCTGCACAGGGTCCTGCAGGGAGCGACGACGATTCTCATCGCTCAGCGGATTTCCTCTGTGTTAGATTTCGAGAAGATTCTGGTTTTGGAAGACGGGAAATTAGTCGGAGAAGGTACGCATCGAGACCTCATTGAGACCTGTAAGGTGTATCAAGACATCTACGATTCCCAGCTTGGCATAAACAAAGCTCGACTCGGAAAAGAGGTTGTGTCACATGACTAA